In Aerococcaceae bacterium zg-252, the genomic window AGCAGGTAGTACATATGAGCAAGATTTATTAGCTGTTCCACCACAAATCATTATCGGTGCACAATACATTCAAGCAATGGGTGTTGCATTCGGATTGAAACGTGACGGTAAAAAAGCTGTTGCTGTAACATGGACAGGTGACGGTGGTTCATCTCAAGGTGACTTCTATGAAGGTATTAACTTTGCCGGAGCATATAAAGTGCCAGCAATCTTCTTCATTCAAAATAATGGTTGGGCAATCTCAACACCACGTGAATTACAATCTGCAGCACCAACATTAGCTCAAAAAGCAGTAGCTGCTGGTATTCCTGGTATCGTAGTTGACGGTATGGACGTTTTAGCTGTTTATGCTGTAACAAAAGCTGCACGTGAATACGCAATCGCTGGTAATGGTCCAGTCTTAATCGAAACATTATGTTACCGTTTTGGACCACATACATTATCAGGTGATGATCCAACTCGTTATCAACCAGAAGGTGTTCAAGATGAATGGCAAGCTAAAGATCCATTAATCCGTTTCCGTAAATATTTAGAAGCAAAAGGTTTATGGTCTAAAGAAAAAGAAGATGCTGTTATCGAACGTACACAAGAAGAAATTAAAGAAGCGATTAAATTAGCTGACCAAGAGCCTAAACAAAAGATTTCTGGTTTCTTAAAAAATATGTATGAAACACCAGATGTGTTTACGCAAGAATTTATTACAAAATACGAAGCAAAGGAGAATAAATAATGGCTCAATTAACGATGATCCAAGCGATTACTCAAGCAATCGCAACAGAATTACGTAATGACAACCGTACATTAGTTTTCGGTGAAGACGTTGGTAAAAACGGTGGGGTATTCCGTGCAACAGAAGGTTTGCAAGATGAATTCGGTGAAGAACGTGTATTCAACACTCCTTTAGCAGAATCAGGTATCGGTGGTTTAGCTGTTGGTTTAGCATTAACAGGTTACCGTCCAATTCCAGAAATTCAATTCTTAGGTTTCGTATTTGAAGTAATGGACTCTGTAGTAGCACAAGCTGCTCGTTACCGTTACCGTATGGGTGGAACACGTAATATGCCAATTACATTCCGTGCACCTTTCGGTGGTGGGGTACATACACCAGAATTACATGCTGATAACTTAGAAGGTTTATTAGCACAATCACCTGGTATTAAAGTAGTTATTCCTTCAGGGCCATACGATGCGAAAGGTTTATTAATTTCTGCAATTCGTGATAATGACCCAGTATTCTTCTTAGAACATATGAAATTATACCGTTCATTCCGTGAAGAAGTCCCTGAAAAAGAATATACTATTCCTTTAGGAAAAGCTAATGTTGTTAAAGAAGGTACAGACGTATCAGTAATCACTTATGGTGCAATGGTTCGTGAAGCGATTAAAGCAGCTGAAACATTAGAAAAAGAAGGTATTTCAGTAGAAATCGTTGACTTACGTACAGTTCAACCATTAGATATTGAAACAATCTTAGCAACAGTTAAGAAAACAAATCGTGTAGTAGTTGTTCAAGAAGCACAACGTCAATCAGGTGTTGGTGCACGTGTTATGGCTGAAATTTCTGAACGTGCTATCTTAGACTTAGAAGCACCAATCGGATTTGTTGCAGCTCCTGATACAATCTTCCCATTTGGTCAAGCTGAAAAAGATTGGTTACCAAATGCGACAGATATTGAAGCTCAAGTACGTGAAACTTACGCATTCTAATTTAGTAATATAATATTTGACTTGGGTAGTGGTGGCAACTTTATTAATAGGGGTGTCATGACTGCCCTAGGTCAAGTAGAATGTTTGTGTAAATAAAGAAAAGCAAATAAAAAATGATATACATAGTGTGAGCGAGGGTTTCGGGTTTGAATCACTGGAGAAAAACTTTCCAAGTATTTTGTGAAGTGAATGTCAAGCCAACCTAAACAAACTAGAAAAGGAGATATAAATCATGGCATTTTTATTTAAATTACCTGAGCTTGGCGAAGGAATTGTAGAAGGCGAAGTAGCATCATGGCCAGTAAAAGAGGGCGATGAGATTAAAGAAGACGATGTCTTAGTTGAAATTCAAAATGATAAATCAGTTGAATCAATTCCATCACCAGTTTCTGGGAAAATCTTAAAAATTCATGTTCCAGAGGGAACAGTAGCAGTTGTAGGTGATGTTTTAGTTGAAATTGATGCACCAGGACACGAGTCAGCATCAGAAGCAGCTGCACCAGCCGCAGCTCCTGCACCAGTTGCAACTGAATCTGCACCAGCAGCGGCAGCAGGTGTTTTCCAATTCAAATTACCTGAATTAGGTGAAGGAATTGTAGAAGGTGAAGTAGCATCATGGCCAGTAAAAGAGGGCGATGAAATTAAAGAAGACGATGTTTTAGTTGAAATTCAAAATGATAAATCAGTTGAATCAATTCCGTCACCAGTTTCTGGTAAAATTACTAAAATTGTGGTTCCAGAAGGAACAGTAGCAGTTGTAGGTGATGTATTGGTTGAAATCGCAGTAGAGGGACATGTTGCGGCTCCAGCAGCATCAACACCAGCAGCTCCAGTAGCGGCACCGACAGCAGCACCAGTTGCAAGCAAACCAGTTGAAGCAGCTGATCCAAATCGTCGTGTATTAGCAATGCCATCTGTTCGTAAATTAGCACGTGATAAAGGTATTGATATTTCATTAGTGGTAGGTACAGGTTCAAATGGTCGTGTAACAAAAGCTGATATTGAAAACTTCAATGGTTCAGCACCAGTTGAAGCAGCAGCATCTGCTCCAGCTCAAGCGGCAGCACCAGTAGCGACACCAGCAGCACCAGTTGCTAAAGCAAGTGCAGCACCGGCAGCACCATACAAATCAGCAGCTCCTGAAGCTGAAGTTCGTGAACCAATGAGTGGTATGCGTAAAGCAATTGCAAAAGCAATGGTTAACTCTAAACATACTGCACCTCACGTAACACACTTTGATGAAGTTGAAGTATCCGCTTTATGGGATCACCGTAAGAAATTTAAAGATATTGCAGCAGGACGCAATACTAAATTAACATTCTTACCATATGCAGTAAAAGCATTAGTTGCGACATTGAAGAAATTCCCAATCTTAAATGCGTCAATTGACGATGCTACAAGCGAAATCGTATTTAAAAACTACTTCCATATCGGTATCGCAACTGATACAGACCGTGGTTTATATGTACCAGTAATTCGTGATGCTAATACTAAATCAATGTTTGATATTGCAGATGAAATTACTGAATTAGCTGAAAAAGCACATGCTGGTAAATTAGCAGCTAACGAAATGGGTAATGCATCAACAACAATCTCAAATATCGGTTCAGCTGGTGGTAAATGGTTTACACCAATTATCAATCACCCAGAAGTAGCTATTTTAGGATTTGGTTCAATTGTTCAACAACCAATTGTTAACGAAGAAGGCGAGTTAGCTGTAGGTCGTGTTATTAAATTATCATTGAGTTATGATCACCGTATTGTTGACGGCGCTACTGCTCAAAAAGCGATGAATGAATTCAAACGTTTATTGGCAAACCCAGAATTATTATTAATGGAAGGTTAAGGTGTAGAATATGGTAGTTGGAGATTTTGCAATTGAACTAGATACAGTCGTAATCGGTTCAGGACCTGGAGGATACGTTGCAGCGATTCGTGCAGCACAATTAGGTCAAAAAGTATCAATCATCGAAAAAGAATATATCGGTGGAACATGTTTAAACGTTGGATGTATTCCATCTAAAGCGTTAATTAGTGCAGGTCATACCTATCATAACGCTAAACATGGTGACCATTTTGGTGTTCATGCTAAAGATATTACAGTTGATTTCAAACGTACTCAAGAGTGGAAAGACAAAGAAGTTGTTGGTAAATTAACTGGCGGTATCCGTATGTTATTGAAAAAAAATAAAGTGGAAATCATTGAAGGAGAAGCATTCTTCGTAGATGACCATACATTACGTGTTGTGACAGAAGATTCTGCTCAAACATATTCATTTAACAATGCGATTGTTGCAACAGGTAGCCGTCCAATCGAAATCAAAGGATTCAAATATAGCGAACGTGTGATTGATTCAACAGGTGCGTTAGCATTAAAAGAAATTCCAAAAGAAATGGTTGTAATCGGTGGTGGATACATCGGTAGTGAGTTGGCAGGTGCTTTTGCTAACTTCGGTACTAAGATTACAATTTTAGAAGGT contains:
- a CDS encoding 2-oxo acid dehydrogenase subunit E2, with the protein product MAFLFKLPELGEGIVEGEVASWPVKEGDEIKEDDVLVEIQNDKSVESIPSPVSGKILKIHVPEGTVAVVGDVLVEIDAPGHESASEAAAPAAAPAPVATESAPAAAAGVFQFKLPELGEGIVEGEVASWPVKEGDEIKEDDVLVEIQNDKSVESIPSPVSGKITKIVVPEGTVAVVGDVLVEIAVEGHVAAPAASTPAAPVAAPTAAPVASKPVEAADPNRRVLAMPSVRKLARDKGIDISLVVGTGSNGRVTKADIENFNGSAPVEAAASAPAQAAAPVATPAAPVAKASAAPAAPYKSAAPEAEVREPMSGMRKAIAKAMVNSKHTAPHVTHFDEVEVSALWDHRKKFKDIAAGRNTKLTFLPYAVKALVATLKKFPILNASIDDATSEIVFKNYFHIGIATDTDRGLYVPVIRDANTKSMFDIADEITELAEKAHAGKLAANEMGNASTTISNIGSAGGKWFTPIINHPEVAILGFGSIVQQPIVNEEGELAVGRVIKLSLSYDHRIVDGATAQKAMNEFKRLLANPELLLMEG
- a CDS encoding alpha-ketoacid dehydrogenase subunit beta; this translates as MAQLTMIQAITQAIATELRNDNRTLVFGEDVGKNGGVFRATEGLQDEFGEERVFNTPLAESGIGGLAVGLALTGYRPIPEIQFLGFVFEVMDSVVAQAARYRYRMGGTRNMPITFRAPFGGGVHTPELHADNLEGLLAQSPGIKVVIPSGPYDAKGLLISAIRDNDPVFFLEHMKLYRSFREEVPEKEYTIPLGKANVVKEGTDVSVITYGAMVREAIKAAETLEKEGISVEIVDLRTVQPLDIETILATVKKTNRVVVVQEAQRQSGVGARVMAEISERAILDLEAPIGFVAAPDTIFPFGQAEKDWLPNATDIEAQVRETYAF
- the pdhA gene encoding pyruvate dehydrogenase (acetyl-transferring) E1 component subunit alpha, whose product is MAKKKEAVTIEALLDPNNFDFSTVQVINEEGEVVNEGLLPDLSDEELVQLMEDMVWSRILHERSTALNRQGRLGFYAPTAGQEASQLGSIAAIEKTDFILPGYRDVPQLIKHGLPLHQAFLWSRGHVAGSTYEQDLLAVPPQIIIGAQYIQAMGVAFGLKRDGKKAVAVTWTGDGGSSQGDFYEGINFAGAYKVPAIFFIQNNGWAISTPRELQSAAPTLAQKAVAAGIPGIVVDGMDVLAVYAVTKAAREYAIAGNGPVLIETLCYRFGPHTLSGDDPTRYQPEGVQDEWQAKDPLIRFRKYLEAKGLWSKEKEDAVIERTQEEIKEAIKLADQEPKQKISGFLKNMYETPDVFTQEFITKYEAKENK